The following are encoded in a window of Platichthys flesus chromosome 19, fPlaFle2.1, whole genome shotgun sequence genomic DNA:
- the LOC133975382 gene encoding T-box-containing protein TBX6L-like, protein MSVPRSPPASDSYQQGSIRMVLENADLWKSFDQIGTEMIITKHGRRVFPHCSVSLTGLQPFANYIVMMDMVPVDSFKYKWKKDQWEVAGKAEPQPPCRTFMHPDSPATGSHWMKQSLSFLKVKLTNNTLDQHGHIILHSMHRYFPRFHVIQADSPYTVRWGPFQTFSFPETSFTSVTAYQNPKITKLKIDHNPFAKGFREGGTHSHGKRCRNGSPPAKRDRLDRKALCSTSPDLQRMPSTSQSVQAEKDEASLQPSPKGGHLSAWAVEQDPSERLHAEPLELHEYDYSCEEQMVPASVAHQHYRSVEFARFPFPSNDVDPAHPLVHPPPHTLSTVEHGAQPPHTYHHHHQHHHHHGNTADWSQYPLFSYSCW, encoded by the exons ATGAGCGTGCCTCGATCCCCCCCAGCGTCCGACTCATACCAGCAGGGCAGCATCAGGATGGTCCTGGAGAACGCAGATCTCTGGAAGTCCTTCGACCAAATCGGAACAGAGATGATCATCACAAAGCACGGGAG GAGAGTGTTCCCCCACTGCAGCGTCAGCCTGACGGGGCTCCAGCCTTTTGCCAATTACATCGTCATGATGGACATGGTTCCTGTAGACAGCTTCAAATACAAG TGGAAAAAGGATCAGTGGGAGGTCGCAGGGAAGGCAGAGCCCCAGCCCCCGTGTCGGACCTTCATGCACCCGGACTCCCCAGCCACAGGAAGTCACTGGATGAAGCAGTCGCTGTCTTTCCTCAAGGTGAAGCTCACCAACAACACCTTGGACCAGCACGGCCAC ATCATCCTGCACTCGATGCATCGCTACTTCCCCAGGTTCCATGTGATACAAGCAGACAGTCCCTACACCGTCCGCTGGGGACCCTTCCAGACCTTCTCCTTCCCTGAGACAAGCTTCACCTCGGTGACGGCTTACCAAAACCCAAAG ATCACCAAATTGAAGATTGACCACAACCCTTTCGCAAAGGGCTTCAGAGAGGGAGGCACCCACTCCCACGGCAAAAG GTGTCGGAATGGAAGCCCTCCTGCAAAGAGAGACAGGCTGGACAGGAAGGCTCTTTGTAGCACATCCCCAG ACCTGCAGAGGATGCCCTCCACCTCTCAGTCGGTGCAGGCGGAGAAGGATGAGGCCTCCTTGCAGCCATCACCGAAGGGGGGTCACCTCTCGGCCTGGGCAGTGGAGCAGGACCCGTCGGAGAGGCTCCACGCTGAGCCCCTGGAGCTGCACGAGTACGACTACAGCTGCGAAGAACAGATGGTGCCTGCGTCCGTGGCCCACCAGCACTACAG aTCTGTGGAGTTCGCCAGGTTCCCATTCCCGTCCAACGATGTAGATCCAGCGCACCCCCTCGTCCACCCccctcctcacacactctctaCAGTGGAGCACGGAGCCCAGCCACCACACacctaccaccaccaccatcagcaccaccaccaccacggcaACACAGCAGACTGGAGCCAGTACCCCCTCTTCTCGTACTCCtgttggtga